The proteins below are encoded in one region of Halococcus sediminicola:
- a CDS encoding DUF7509 family protein, translating to MYVATNRSPKTIPAGRATGVNRYIILDLRVDPGVNAFLALDTDIDLDEMDAATQSIEFARASNAVAFIAPNVGKNFGVGIETGSVLEDIFREQERYRVVRRHISVVNGSSSSMRQVCGVQ from the coding sequence GTGTATGTCGCTACGAACAGGAGCCCAAAAACGATTCCGGCAGGTAGAGCAACGGGGGTCAACAGATACATCATTCTGGATCTCCGCGTTGATCCAGGCGTTAATGCATTTCTCGCTCTCGATACCGATATTGACCTTGATGAGATGGATGCGGCGACCCAGAGTATTGAATTTGCGCGTGCGAGCAACGCTGTCGCGTTCATCGCCCCGAATGTGGGAAAGAATTTCGGCGTGGGCATCGAAACTGGGTCGGTACTCGAAGACATCTTCCGTGAACAAGAACGGTACAGGGTAGTGAGACGGCACATCAGCGTAGTGAACGGATCGTCTTCGTCCATGAGGCAGGTGTGCGGAGTGCAATGA
- a CDS encoding ABC transporter ATP-binding protein: MYKDEWDRTMLVRRVARESNCGIRYSALYLNMSNKNNIDIKADDGAQRTSSARQTGVDAQQPKVDAKSDRGASGAVEIDDLTKIYDPDGDRVVAVEDMSLDIGAEEFVTILGPSGCGKSTVMECVAGYLQPTEGEVRVDGERVTEPNPSRGVVFQSNRLFPWKTIVENIRFGPQMRDDVDDERVASLIDEMGLEGFEDSYPHELSGGMQQRAELARLLANDPDIMLMDEPFSGLDAMTKELMQENLLDVWEDEDRTALFITHDVEEAILLADRVVVMTARPGQVKEILEVDLERPRSLEMVTSDEFTQVKRRALDLIHAEAESALEQAESQ; encoded by the coding sequence TTGTATAAAGACGAATGGGACAGAACCATGCTGGTTCGAAGGGTTGCACGTGAAAGCAATTGCGGTATACGATACTCAGCACTTTACCTCAATATGAGTAACAAAAACAACATCGATATCAAGGCTGACGATGGTGCACAGAGGACCAGCAGCGCTCGACAGACCGGAGTTGACGCCCAACAGCCCAAGGTCGATGCGAAGTCGGATCGCGGAGCATCCGGAGCGGTCGAGATCGATGATCTGACAAAAATCTACGATCCGGATGGTGACAGGGTTGTCGCTGTTGAGGACATGAGCCTCGATATCGGTGCCGAGGAGTTCGTTACCATCCTCGGTCCGTCAGGATGTGGGAAAAGTACCGTGATGGAGTGTGTAGCGGGCTATCTCCAGCCGACTGAAGGTGAGGTTCGAGTCGACGGCGAGCGCGTCACGGAACCGAATCCTTCCCGCGGCGTAGTCTTTCAGTCGAACCGACTCTTCCCGTGGAAAACCATCGTCGAGAACATTCGATTCGGCCCACAGATGCGAGATGATGTCGATGACGAGCGTGTGGCGTCGCTCATTGACGAGATGGGACTCGAGGGATTCGAAGATTCCTATCCACACGAACTCTCTGGTGGCATGCAACAGCGAGCTGAACTCGCCCGTCTGCTGGCGAACGACCCAGATATCATGCTGATGGACGAACCGTTCAGCGGGCTTGATGCAATGACGAAAGAGCTGATGCAGGAAAATCTCCTTGATGTCTGGGAGGATGAAGATCGGACTGCACTCTTCATCACCCATGATGTCGAGGAAGCCATCCTGCTCGCCGATAGGGTTGTAGTAATGACTGCTCGCCCAGGACAGGTCAAGGAGATCCTTGAGGTAGACTTGGAGCGACCACGCTCGCTTGAGATGGTCACCAGCGACGAGTTCACGCAGGTGAAACGACGCGCGCTTGATCTTATTCATGCTGAGGCCGAGAGTGCGCTCGAACAGGCCGAGTCCCAATAA